The region AGGTCTGTTTGGATCAGCGATTGCTGGTTTGAGCAATCCTTGTGTGTCAGACATTTCAGCTTCTTGATAGTGATCTCGCTCAGCCGAATTTCCTCGGTTTAACATAGAAGATGCATTGCTCGCGTTAAGTTGCGCTATGGCAGCGTTTTTTTAGCAACGAGTGAATCTGGAAAGAGTGGAACTGGCAAGTTATTTTCATGCATAGCCTTGAGGCAACGCTTTATTGTGCAAATTCTCTGTGTCAGGCTCCGAATCCGATGAGTCATCGGTTTTGCCAACAGTGTCGATCGCCCCTACCCAAGCGTTA is a window of Leptolyngbyaceae cyanobacterium JSC-12 DNA encoding:
- a CDS encoding hypothetical protein (IMG reference gene:2510097810), with the translated sequence MLNRGNSAERDHYQEAEMSDTQGLLKPAIADPNRPHNYPDLFLTFN